In the genome of Paenibacillus sp. FSL R5-0766, one region contains:
- a CDS encoding DUF2399 domain-containing protein, which produces MNYITNYLLKKGEEIRSTTPTRTETDVETSLHELHIIRKTARTFRHTGTLILALDFQEENTDDGGQTGYLEHVQPPSILQGWTQGKRVDMDESEAFDLMQQGWIIKEIRLKRDGKTVERAHYRMGYRLFNDMERRVLCNQQVQSAELEKYQLRVGNLTEVYKDNPTGRATELSKPVLLLNESLQWNVAKLLESEHFPARWNVEKRMKGLHFIHAITEIALSATVFDWKEIGSRYYGGIGGSKAFDMHREEFLSWLEHSSGTSAEWLGMISPGKITPMYFAGHLEGQWSSYKAGPVHALTDLSIAQEHYRTNAETLWLVENRAVLTRMAAEPGFVEQTNSLIVCVDGHMRSSHRTFIQRLLEEDSSIKQAMLWSDYDADGLLITGEMSAALAGQELVLKFIAHDHQVYQDQSLFKAYMDLLLTTTQLEQEQVLGKREEWTKWINL; this is translated from the coding sequence TTGAATTACATAACGAATTATCTATTAAAGAAGGGCGAGGAGATAAGGAGCACAACGCCAACTCGGACGGAAACTGATGTTGAAACGTCACTTCATGAACTTCACATCATCCGCAAAACTGCTCGGACATTCCGTCATACTGGTACACTTATTCTGGCTCTGGATTTTCAAGAAGAAAATACAGATGATGGGGGCCAAACTGGCTACTTGGAGCATGTACAACCTCCATCCATTCTGCAAGGATGGACACAGGGCAAGAGGGTGGACATGGATGAATCGGAAGCCTTTGATCTGATGCAACAGGGCTGGATTATCAAGGAAATTCGATTGAAGCGGGATGGAAAGACGGTAGAGCGTGCCCATTATCGGATGGGATATCGTCTTTTTAACGATATGGAGAGACGGGTGTTATGTAATCAACAGGTTCAATCGGCTGAACTGGAGAAGTATCAATTACGTGTAGGTAATCTGACGGAAGTATACAAAGACAATCCAACCGGAAGGGCAACAGAACTCTCCAAGCCTGTACTTTTGCTGAATGAGAGTCTTCAATGGAACGTTGCTAAACTGCTGGAGAGCGAACACTTCCCTGCTCGTTGGAATGTTGAAAAGAGAATGAAGGGGTTACATTTCATACATGCGATTACAGAGATTGCGTTATCTGCTACTGTCTTTGACTGGAAGGAGATCGGTTCCCGCTATTATGGCGGAATTGGAGGCTCTAAGGCATTTGATATGCATCGGGAGGAATTCCTGTCATGGCTTGAGCACAGCTCAGGCACATCAGCTGAATGGTTGGGTATGATTAGTCCTGGGAAAATAACGCCCATGTATTTTGCAGGTCACCTGGAGGGGCAGTGGTCTTCCTATAAAGCTGGACCAGTCCACGCGTTGACGGATCTGTCCATTGCCCAGGAGCATTACAGAACCAACGCTGAAACATTGTGGCTGGTGGAAAATCGGGCTGTGCTTACCCGAATGGCTGCTGAACCGGGATTTGTAGAGCAAACCAATTCACTCATCGTCTGTGTGGATGGACATATGCGCAGCTCGCACAGGACATTCATTCAACGTTTACTGGAAGAAGATAGCTCAATTAAACAAGCCATGCTGTGGAGTGATTATGATGCAGATGGACTTCTAATTACTGGTGAGATGAGCGCTGCTTTGGCTGGTCAAGAACTTGTGTTGAAATTCATAGCCCACGATCATCAGGTTTATCAGGATCAGTCTCTATTCAAAGCATATATGGACTTACTACTGACAACTACTCAGTTAGAACAGGAGCAGGTACTTGGTAAGCGGGAGGAGTGGACTAAGTGGATCAATCTTTAA